The Lycium ferocissimum isolate CSIRO_LF1 chromosome 10, AGI_CSIRO_Lferr_CH_V1, whole genome shotgun sequence genome window below encodes:
- the LOC132035282 gene encoding purple acid phosphatase 2-like isoform X2: protein MWILKVYITQGDHEGKSVIVSWTTPDEPGSNAVLYWAENSNVKSSAEGFVVSYKYYNYTSGYIHHCTIKDLEFDTKYYYEVGLGNTTRQFWFVTPPKPGPDVSYTFGLIGDLGQTYDSNSTLTHYELSPLKGQTLLFVGDLSYADNYPFHNNIRWDTWGRFIERSAAYQPWIWTAGNHELDFVPEIGESKPFVPYKHRFSTPYRASESTSPLWYSIKRASAYIIVMSSYSAFGTYTPQWKWLKNELPKVNRSETPWLLVLMHCPMYSSYVHHYMEGETMRVIYEPWFVKYKVDVVFAGHVHAYERSDRVSNVAYNIINGKCSPVRDESAPVYITIGDGGNQEGLATEMTQPQPRYSVYREASFGHGVLDIKNRTHAYFGWHRNDDGFSVEADSLWLLNRYWKLEESAVALS, encoded by the exons ATGTGGATCTTGAAGGTTTACATAACACAAGGTGATCATGAAGGAAAGAGTGTGATTGTATCGTGGACCACACCTGATGAACCCGGCTCAAATGCAGTCCTCTATTGGGCCGAAAATAGTAATGTTAAGAGCTCCGCGGAGGGCTTTGTGGTTAGCTACAAGTACTATAATTACACGTCTGGATATATACATCACTGCACTATCAAGGATCTTGAG TTTGATACAAAATACTACTATGAAGTGGGGTTAGGAAATACAACCAGACAGTTTTGGTTTGTAACTCCTCCAAAACCAGGACCTGATGTTTCTTATACATTTGGTCTCATTG GGGATCTTGGTCAGACCTATGACTCCAATAGCACACTGACTCATTATGAGTTAAGCCCTCTAAAGGGCCAGACATTACTCTTTGTTGGAGACCTCTCTTATGCTGATAATTATCCATTTCATAACAACATACGATGGGACACTTGGGGGAGATTTATCGAGAGAAGCGCAGCATATCAACCTTGGATTTGGACTGCTGGAAATCATGAACTCGATTTTGTTCCTGAAATC GGCGAATCTAAACCTTTCGTACCTTACAAGCACCGATTTTCTACACCTTACAGAGCATCAGAAAGTACTTCTCCGCTTTGGTATTCTATAAAGAGAGCTTCGGCCTATATTATCGTCATGTCTTCTTACTCAGCTTTTG GTACATACACTCCTCAATGGAAATGGTTGAAAAATGAGTTGCCTAAAGTTAACAGGAGTGAGACACCATGGCTCCTTGTCCTCATGCATTGTCCAATGTACAGTAGTTATGTACATCACTATATGGAAGGGGAAACAATGCGAGTTATATATGAACCATGGTTTGTGAAGTACAAGGTGGACGTTGTCTTCGCTGGTCATGTTCATGCCTACGAACGATCA GACCGCGTATCAAACGTGGCCTACAACATCATAAATGGGAAGTGCAGTCCAGTTAGGGATGAGTCTGCCCCTGTATATATTACTATTGGAGATGGAGGAAATCAAGAGGGATTAGCTACAGA AATGACACAGCCACAGCCAAGATATTCCGTCTATCGGGAAGCAAGCTTCGGGCACGGGGTACTGGATATTAAAAACAGAACTCATGCCTATTTCGGTTGGCATCGTAATGATGATGGATTTTCTGTTGAAGCAGACTCGTTATGGCTTCTTAACAGATACTGGAAGTTGGAGGAATCCGCTGTAGctctttcatga